Proteins found in one Fulvitalea axinellae genomic segment:
- a CDS encoding uroporphyrinogen-III synthase: MTTVSKDEIKPVKSILVSQPKPKTETSPYYTLADKYGLKVDFRPFIQIEPVSVKEFRQQKIDVLSHTAVIFTSRNAVDHFFGLCKEMKIEVPADMKYFCISEQTANYLQKYIVVRKRKIFTGQRTALELIEVLKKHKKEKFVFPCSNIRKNDIPDFLDKGGYEFSEAVIYRTVASDLSDLADVNYDIIAFFSPSGINSLMVNFPEFSQEDTRIAAFGPTTAKAVRNAGLELDIEAPLPNAPSMTGALELYIKKANGIK, translated from the coding sequence ATGACAACAGTGAGTAAGGATGAGATAAAACCGGTTAAAAGTATCCTTGTTTCCCAGCCCAAACCAAAGACGGAAACGTCTCCCTATTATACTCTGGCCGATAAATACGGCTTGAAAGTGGACTTTAGGCCTTTCATTCAGATTGAGCCGGTAAGCGTAAAAGAGTTTCGTCAGCAGAAGATTGACGTGCTCAGCCATACGGCTGTTATCTTTACGAGCCGGAATGCCGTAGATCACTTTTTCGGTTTGTGCAAAGAGATGAAAATCGAAGTGCCGGCCGATATGAAATATTTTTGCATTTCGGAACAAACCGCAAATTACTTACAGAAGTACATTGTTGTAAGAAAACGTAAGATTTTCACGGGGCAACGTACAGCTTTGGAGTTGATCGAGGTGTTGAAGAAACACAAAAAAGAGAAGTTCGTTTTCCCATGCTCGAATATCAGGAAGAATGATATTCCGGACTTTCTGGACAAGGGCGGTTACGAATTTTCGGAGGCTGTAATTTATCGTACCGTAGCCAGTGATTTGTCTGATCTGGCTGACGTAAACTACGATATTATAGCGTTTTTCAGCCCTTCTGGAATCAATTCCCTGATGGTGAATTTCCCAGAGTTTTCACAAGAAGATACTCGTATCGCGGCCTTTGGCCCAACCACGGCAAAGGCTGTGCGCAATGCGGGTTTGGAGCTGGATATTGAAGCGCCTTTACCTAATGCGCCATCTATGACTGGGGCGTTGGAGCTGTACATCAAAAAGGCTAATGGAATAAAATGA
- a CDS encoding type IX secretion system membrane protein PorP/SprF: MRQIRFIIFLAMCCVLAVGAKAQQGQRYAQYMFNTFAYNPAYAGVPGMTQIGLLYRSNWTGYDPSFGDNANLNTKLFTLNSPILRANSGAGLTVVSDVIGPLVYLHGNVAYAYHLGIGENKLSFGIQAGFVNQSRDNSATRVVDETDPLLGVSENQTRPDMAVGMYFQGQRIYAGVSYSHLLKSEFNFGSDDFTNPLESEVTFTGGYNFTYNYDFVITPSFFVLTDFKDYTFDVSTVVTYKKQIWGGLSYRDSDAMSLLLGYGFLKDKSLRFGYAFDYVFSNQEAKSPTSHEFSLNYTLPLSGKANKKIIQTPRYKHSENY; this comes from the coding sequence ATGAGGCAAATCCGATTCATTATTTTTCTCGCCATGTGTTGTGTTTTGGCGGTGGGGGCAAAAGCCCAGCAGGGGCAGAGGTACGCACAATACATGTTCAATACCTTTGCGTATAACCCGGCTTACGCAGGTGTCCCGGGCATGACTCAAATAGGCTTGCTCTATAGGTCAAACTGGACTGGTTACGATCCGTCCTTTGGCGATAACGCCAACCTTAATACAAAGCTTTTCACGTTGAACTCCCCAATCTTAAGAGCGAACAGTGGCGCTGGCTTGACGGTAGTCAGTGATGTGATAGGTCCGTTGGTTTACCTTCATGGTAATGTCGCCTACGCTTATCATCTGGGAATAGGTGAAAATAAATTGAGTTTTGGTATTCAAGCGGGATTTGTAAACCAGTCCCGAGACAACTCGGCGACCAGGGTTGTAGATGAGACGGACCCTCTTTTGGGTGTGTCGGAAAACCAGACAAGGCCGGATATGGCGGTAGGTATGTATTTTCAGGGACAGAGAATCTATGCCGGAGTGTCTTATAGCCACCTTCTGAAATCAGAGTTTAATTTTGGTAGCGACGATTTTACTAACCCCTTGGAGTCTGAAGTGACCTTTACCGGTGGGTATAACTTTACATACAATTACGATTTTGTTATTACGCCATCGTTTTTTGTGTTAACGGATTTTAAAGATTATACTTTTGATGTGTCAACCGTTGTAACTTACAAGAAACAAATATGGGGAGGTTTGTCGTACCGGGATTCAGACGCTATGTCCTTGTTGTTGGGCTATGGATTCCTGAAAGACAAATCGTTACGGTTTGGTTACGCTTTTGATTATGTTTTCTCAAATCAGGAAGCGAAATCTCCGACTTCTCATGAGTTTTCATTAAATTACACGTTGCCACTCTCCGGAAAAGCTAACAAAAAGATCATCCAGACGCCAAGGTATAAGCACTCGGAAAATTATTAG
- a CDS encoding SUMF1/EgtB/PvdO family nonheme iron enzyme → MIKRISNVGLLCLYGVVALLLQGCGLFGGRGEADDQGELIGVQGREGWYPLTPYGMVTIPAGTFHMGQADEDVASTQNNFNKQVTISEFYMDDSEITNNEYRQFVNALLEDSVSNLGEELIYSTYYPDTTVWMRDFSHHLGDPMLAYYYSHPAYDDYPVVGVNWEAARYFSKWRTNHLNEYRAGQGEFNMPAFRLPSEAEWEYAARGGRDMAKYPWGGPYITTTRGCLMANFKPGRGNYYNDGYAYTSPAYQFYPNQYGLYDMAGNVAEWCEDAYNPAAVPLVWDLNPTYFDESEPRKVVRGGSWKDISYYLQTGTRTYEHKDSTRSYVGFRCVMDYLGRSGAF, encoded by the coding sequence ATGATCAAGCGAATTTCCAACGTGGGGCTTCTATGCCTTTACGGGGTCGTGGCCCTGTTGCTCCAAGGCTGCGGGCTTTTCGGCGGCAGAGGTGAGGCGGACGACCAGGGAGAACTGATCGGTGTCCAGGGCAGGGAGGGGTGGTATCCTCTTACGCCTTATGGCATGGTTACGATCCCGGCGGGTACCTTTCACATGGGGCAAGCCGACGAGGATGTGGCCTCGACCCAGAACAACTTCAACAAACAGGTAACGATCAGTGAGTTCTATATGGACGATTCTGAGATTACGAACAACGAGTATCGTCAGTTCGTGAATGCGTTGCTTGAGGACTCGGTGAGTAACTTGGGCGAAGAGCTCATTTACAGTACTTATTATCCGGACACTACCGTTTGGATGAGGGATTTCTCTCACCACTTGGGAGATCCAATGTTGGCTTACTACTATTCACACCCCGCATACGACGATTATCCGGTGGTGGGTGTAAACTGGGAAGCCGCAAGGTACTTTTCAAAATGGAGAACTAACCACCTGAACGAATATCGTGCGGGGCAAGGAGAGTTCAACATGCCGGCATTCCGCTTGCCGTCTGAGGCTGAGTGGGAATATGCTGCCCGTGGTGGACGTGACATGGCCAAGTATCCTTGGGGTGGTCCGTATATCACGACCACAAGAGGTTGTTTGATGGCTAACTTCAAGCCAGGCCGAGGCAACTACTACAATGACGGATACGCTTACACTTCCCCTGCGTATCAATTCTACCCTAACCAATACGGCTTATACGATATGGCCGGAAACGTGGCGGAGTGGTGCGAAGACGCCTATAACCCGGCTGCGGTACCATTGGTTTGGGACCTTAACCCTACTTATTTTGACGAGAGCGAGCCACGCAAAGTGGTTAGGGGTGGGTCATGGAAAGATATTTCCTATTACCTGCAGACTGGAACCCGTACCTATGAGCATAAGGACTCGACTAGGTCTTATGTCGGTTTCCGTTGCGTAATGGACTATCTGGGCAGATCCGGAGCGTTCTAG
- the gldL gene encoding gliding motility protein GldL, producing MSKKKGGAVTFFYERIAPVATGLGAAVVILGALAKLQHWGIASLLLNVGMGAEAFLFVMFAFQPIHRDPDWSLVYPELDPESGSRPAPRKKNAGSSTSQKLDNMLEKNRIGDDLVQSLGNGIKNLATSVNKMSSVGDAFGATQAYSENVKRATASLSEMNKAYSGTVSSMTNAANASQKVIADMTHTTRDVMGRLAQASKSAADNLSSTSNDANEYQNQLRAVTKNLGALNTVYQMELKDSSGHLKAMNNFYGNMAKAMDNMSSAANESQHFQQEINKLTSNLASLNKVYGSMLTAMKG from the coding sequence ATGAGCAAGAAAAAAGGTGGAGCAGTTACGTTCTTTTACGAGAGAATTGCGCCGGTAGCGACAGGTCTTGGAGCTGCGGTGGTTATCCTTGGCGCATTGGCCAAACTTCAGCACTGGGGTATAGCGTCATTACTTTTGAATGTTGGTATGGGAGCTGAAGCCTTTCTGTTTGTAATGTTTGCTTTTCAGCCTATACATAGAGATCCGGATTGGTCATTGGTTTATCCCGAATTAGATCCGGAAAGTGGATCCAGGCCTGCACCACGCAAAAAGAATGCGGGGTCGTCTACTTCGCAGAAGCTTGACAACATGCTTGAGAAGAACCGCATTGGTGACGATTTGGTTCAGAGTCTCGGAAATGGAATCAAGAATTTGGCTACTTCCGTAAATAAAATGTCTTCTGTAGGTGACGCTTTTGGTGCCACTCAGGCTTACTCGGAAAATGTTAAGCGCGCCACTGCTTCATTGTCTGAAATGAACAAGGCTTATTCGGGTACAGTGTCTTCGATGACAAACGCTGCCAACGCCTCGCAAAAAGTGATTGCGGACATGACGCACACTACAAGAGACGTAATGGGACGTTTGGCTCAGGCTTCAAAATCAGCTGCGGACAACCTGTCTTCGACTTCTAACGATGCGAACGAATACCAGAACCAGCTTCGTGCGGTTACAAAAAATCTCGGCGCTTTGAATACTGTTTACCAAATGGAATTGAAAGATTCTAGCGGTCACCTCAAGGCAATGAATAACTTCTATGGAAACATGGCCAAAGCGATGGACAACATGTCTTCGGCTGCTAACGAAAGCCAGCACTTCCAGCAGGAGATTAACAAGCTTACCAGCAACCTCGCTTCTCTGAACAAGGTTTACGGTAGCATGCTGACCGCAATGAAAGGTTGA
- the gldM gene encoding gliding motility protein GldM: MAGGKETPRQKLINLMYLVLLAMLALNVSSGVLDKFWTINKSLEKSVEDTNDKNTSTVKGIQASVDEMGGSDGKYGPILTKAQNIRKITEKALGDIEAFKKKLTVESGGNDEGGEKPKGLKDENSVANLMVKKKEGLKVQQTINDYTATLQKHVPKVKFAKLALDPNEDAALQNDKEQRNKSFSIYHFSQTPLVAALATLSDFQSKMIAQEAQALEHLAKQVGAKDYKFETIVLKAIPESKVVAAGTKYTAKLFLAAQSSNVTPQMFHNGKALPVDANGVATVEFTASAKNYDKEGRSKQTYTASAKMEGAGGSGDIQPIVEEFIVAKPVIQIQSAAVQALYFNCGNEMNIQVPALGTNYNPSFRTSGASNYPMAKKGFVTIVPNGSSKKVGVTVSSNGYTIGTETFGVRKIPTPDVTAYYRNKPIDGKKGLSKAPRSFEVRPIPDQSFLEFLPKDARYRIAECEVVLVRNNKAKGRAIRVKLSGSDIQKDFNKGTKINLGNMAREARAGDRILVDVKRVVRVNFKGNVEDVKLTSTYINIPIGG, encoded by the coding sequence ATGGCAGGAGGAAAGGAAACTCCACGTCAGAAACTTATCAACCTCATGTATTTGGTCCTGTTGGCCATGCTTGCGCTTAATGTAAGTAGTGGCGTACTGGATAAGTTCTGGACCATTAATAAGAGCTTGGAAAAGTCTGTCGAGGATACAAACGACAAAAATACAAGTACAGTAAAGGGAATACAGGCCTCCGTTGATGAAATGGGAGGTAGTGATGGGAAGTACGGCCCAATTTTGACGAAGGCCCAGAATATTCGAAAAATCACTGAAAAAGCTCTTGGAGATATTGAAGCCTTCAAAAAGAAGTTGACTGTTGAATCAGGAGGCAATGATGAAGGTGGAGAAAAACCCAAGGGCCTGAAGGATGAGAATTCTGTAGCCAATTTGATGGTGAAAAAGAAGGAAGGCCTTAAGGTTCAGCAAACTATTAACGACTACACGGCAACGTTGCAGAAACATGTGCCTAAGGTGAAGTTTGCAAAACTGGCTTTGGATCCAAATGAGGATGCAGCCTTGCAAAATGATAAGGAGCAACGGAATAAGAGCTTCAGTATATACCACTTCTCTCAGACTCCTCTTGTCGCTGCTTTGGCTACATTGTCGGATTTTCAATCAAAAATGATAGCTCAAGAAGCGCAAGCTTTAGAGCACTTGGCAAAGCAAGTGGGCGCTAAGGACTATAAGTTTGAAACCATTGTTTTGAAAGCTATTCCAGAATCGAAGGTTGTAGCTGCCGGAACGAAGTATACAGCCAAATTATTTTTGGCTGCGCAATCTTCAAACGTAACTCCTCAGATGTTCCATAACGGAAAGGCTCTTCCGGTTGATGCAAACGGTGTAGCAACTGTTGAGTTTACAGCCTCGGCGAAAAATTATGATAAGGAAGGTCGTAGCAAACAAACTTATACAGCATCAGCAAAAATGGAAGGAGCTGGAGGTAGCGGTGATATACAGCCGATTGTTGAGGAGTTTATCGTAGCTAAACCAGTTATTCAGATCCAGTCAGCGGCGGTACAAGCCTTGTACTTCAACTGTGGTAACGAAATGAATATTCAGGTTCCTGCATTGGGCACAAACTACAACCCTTCTTTCAGAACTTCGGGCGCTAGTAACTACCCGATGGCCAAGAAAGGTTTTGTGACTATCGTACCTAACGGAAGCTCGAAAAAGGTGGGAGTGACTGTTTCAAGTAACGGATACACTATCGGAACAGAGACTTTCGGCGTTCGTAAGATTCCAACTCCAGACGTAACGGCTTATTATAGAAACAAGCCGATTGACGGAAAGAAAGGACTTTCGAAAGCCCCAAGGTCGTTTGAAGTAAGACCTATTCCGGACCAAAGTTTCTTGGAGTTTTTGCCAAAAGACGCCCGTTACCGCATAGCGGAGTGCGAGGTGGTTTTGGTAAGAAACAACAAAGCTAAAGGCCGGGCTATTAGGGTTAAGTTGAGTGGCTCTGATATCCAGAAAGATTTTAACAAAGGCACAAAAATTAATCTCGGCAACATGGCGAGAGAGGCTCGTGCTGGAGACCGTATCTTGGTGGATGTGAAAAGGGTTGTTCGTGTTAACTTCAAGGGCAACGTAGAAGACGTAAAGCTTACGAGCACTTATATCAATATCCCGATAGGAGGATAA
- the gldN gene encoding gliding motility protein GldN, translating to MRSYKFIWGLATVLLLLSGSGAFAQEENDAYNPNSVYPISKHDQLYNKRIWRRMDLREKINQPFFSKNKEITKFLMDRVKDGSLVPYYSDSLDAEMSQVDFQKRITQKGTENEFYPDEFTVLEIVEDLIFDKKRSRQYFDVQVIGMWQLASVVDDPELRPYDTPIAYFRYKDLEKLFRDNPEDAMWYNRNNAAGHLNFADAILLRLFHARITKVDNPDNLEIEDIAPNPQQALFASQEAEYKLMEMEHDLWEY from the coding sequence ATGAGATCTTATAAGTTTATATGGGGTTTAGCAACGGTTTTGCTGTTGCTTTCAGGCTCTGGCGCTTTTGCGCAGGAGGAAAATGATGCCTATAACCCAAACTCGGTTTATCCGATTAGTAAGCACGATCAGCTTTACAACAAGCGGATCTGGCGCAGGATGGATCTCCGTGAGAAAATCAATCAACCGTTCTTCTCGAAGAATAAGGAGATTACAAAATTCTTGATGGACAGAGTAAAGGACGGAAGTCTCGTTCCTTACTATTCAGATTCATTGGACGCGGAAATGAGTCAGGTTGATTTCCAAAAAAGAATCACTCAAAAGGGAACGGAAAATGAGTTCTACCCTGACGAGTTCACGGTTCTTGAAATTGTAGAGGACTTGATCTTTGACAAAAAGCGTTCGCGTCAGTATTTTGATGTGCAGGTGATAGGAATGTGGCAATTGGCCAGTGTCGTTGACGACCCTGAGTTGAGACCGTATGACACGCCTATCGCTTATTTCCGCTACAAGGATTTGGAAAAACTCTTCCGCGATAATCCAGAGGACGCAATGTGGTATAACCGCAATAACGCGGCGGGCCATTTGAATTTCGCCGACGCTATTTTGCTGAGGTTGTTCCACGCTAGGATCACTAAAGTTGATAATCCTGATAACTTGGAAATCGAGGATATCGCACCGAATCCACAACAAGCCTTGTTTGCTAGCCAAGAGGCCGAGTACAAACTTATGGAGATGGAGCACGACCTTTGGGAGTATTAA
- a CDS encoding NADP-dependent isocitrate dehydrogenase: MAKTKVTVAYGDGIGPEIMEATLSILKAANAEIETDVIEIGEKVYTKGISTGIEPKAWDSLKETKVFLKAPITTPQGGGFKSLNVTTRKTLGLYSNVRPCRAYHPFVNTHHPSTDMVIVRENEEDLYAGIEYQQSADVVQSIKLISRPGSERIIRYAFDYARAYGRKKVTCMTKDNIMKQADGMFHKLFKEIGKEYPEIEQDHMIIDIGSAMIADRPEMFDVIVTLNLYGDIISDIAAQITGSVGLGGSSNVGRNYAMFEAIHGSAPDIAGKGIANPSGLLNGAIMMLVHIGQGKVAARIQNAWLKTIEDGIHTGDIYNAQTSARKVGTQEFAEAVIERLGQKPTHLKPVSYETSETAFPKREETAPAKPTKKLVGVDVFVDWDGSSADELGEKVNAIETGSVKLKNITSRGVIVYPNGNPETSVADHWRLRFTKDEFSHKDITALLEQLSDAGLDFIKTENLYEFDGTRAYSLAQGE, translated from the coding sequence ATGGCTAAAACCAAAGTAACCGTCGCATATGGTGACGGAATCGGTCCGGAAATCATGGAAGCCACGCTTTCCATTCTCAAGGCCGCAAACGCGGAAATTGAAACTGACGTAATCGAAATCGGTGAAAAAGTCTACACCAAAGGAATCTCCACCGGCATTGAGCCCAAGGCTTGGGATTCGCTCAAGGAGACGAAAGTGTTCCTGAAAGCGCCGATCACCACCCCTCAAGGCGGTGGATTCAAAAGTCTTAACGTCACCACTCGCAAAACGCTCGGCCTTTATTCGAACGTCAGGCCATGCCGAGCTTACCATCCTTTCGTAAACACTCATCATCCGTCCACGGATATGGTCATCGTTCGCGAGAACGAAGAGGACCTTTACGCCGGAATCGAATACCAACAAAGCGCCGACGTGGTGCAATCGATCAAGCTGATCTCGCGTCCGGGATCGGAACGGATTATTCGTTACGCCTTTGACTACGCCAGAGCTTACGGGCGCAAGAAGGTAACCTGCATGACCAAGGATAACATTATGAAACAGGCCGACGGCATGTTCCATAAGCTTTTCAAAGAAATCGGAAAAGAGTATCCGGAGATCGAGCAGGATCATATGATTATCGATATCGGATCGGCAATGATCGCTGACAGACCCGAGATGTTTGACGTAATCGTAACGCTGAACCTTTACGGTGACATCATTTCAGATATTGCGGCCCAAATCACCGGCTCTGTCGGACTCGGCGGCTCTTCGAATGTCGGTCGTAATTACGCTATGTTCGAAGCTATCCACGGTTCAGCTCCTGATATCGCAGGAAAAGGCATCGCCAACCCTTCAGGACTTCTGAACGGCGCCATCATGATGCTTGTGCATATCGGACAAGGGAAAGTGGCCGCTCGCATCCAAAACGCTTGGCTCAAAACTATTGAGGACGGAATACATACTGGAGACATCTACAATGCGCAAACCAGCGCCCGCAAGGTAGGGACTCAGGAATTCGCCGAAGCCGTTATCGAACGCCTTGGACAAAAGCCTACACATCTCAAGCCGGTATCTTATGAAACGTCTGAGACCGCATTCCCAAAAAGGGAAGAAACCGCTCCGGCAAAACCCACTAAAAAACTGGTTGGCGTCGACGTTTTCGTAGATTGGGACGGCTCATCGGCCGACGAGCTTGGCGAAAAAGTAAACGCGATAGAAACAGGCTCTGTCAAACTGAAAAACATCACGAGCCGCGGCGTAATCGTCTATCCGAATGGCAACCCGGAAACTTCCGTGGCCGACCATTGGCGTCTACGTTTCACAAAAGATGAGTTCAGCCATAAAGACATCACCGCATTGCTTGAGCAACTTAGCGACGCTGGCCTGGATTTTATCAAAACAGAAAACCTTTACGAATTTGACGGAACCAGAGCTTACTCTCTTGCGCAAGGAGAATAA
- a CDS encoding enoyl-CoA hydratase/isomerase family protein, giving the protein MAESGCIKIDTSNQIMTIAFDRQDKLNALSVSVLDVLRERIEEVYDDNDIKGVIITGEGSKAFSSGVDIDEISTLNELNARKFSEKGQEIMNLIENCHKPVIAAIDGYASGAGCELAMCCHLRVATEHSKFGFPEANVGIIPGFGGTQRLPRLVGKGKALELLLTGDYISAQEAKITGLVNYLVSDREELLFKCKNVLDKVIAKAPLAIGMLINCVNASFGNQEGGYQTEANSFSNCSKSQDFKEGITAFVDKREPNFIGE; this is encoded by the coding sequence ATGGCTGAATCTGGGTGCATAAAAATCGATACCAGTAACCAAATCATGACGATCGCTTTTGACCGTCAGGATAAGCTGAACGCCTTGAGCGTTTCGGTTCTGGATGTTCTTAGGGAAAGAATCGAGGAAGTTTACGACGATAATGATATCAAAGGCGTCATTATTACCGGTGAGGGCAGTAAAGCGTTCTCTTCGGGCGTGGACATCGACGAGATTTCGACTTTGAACGAGTTGAACGCGCGGAAATTTTCCGAAAAAGGGCAGGAGATCATGAATTTGATCGAAAACTGCCACAAGCCTGTCATTGCGGCGATTGACGGATATGCGTCGGGAGCCGGGTGCGAGCTGGCTATGTGTTGCCATCTGAGAGTGGCCACGGAGCATTCTAAATTTGGTTTTCCGGAAGCGAATGTGGGGATCATTCCCGGGTTCGGAGGTACGCAACGCCTTCCTAGGTTGGTAGGAAAAGGCAAAGCCTTGGAATTGTTGCTTACGGGAGATTATATCTCGGCGCAGGAAGCTAAAATCACAGGTTTGGTGAATTATCTGGTCAGCGACAGAGAGGAGCTTTTATTTAAGTGCAAGAACGTGCTTGACAAAGTTATCGCAAAAGCCCCTTTGGCCATCGGTATGCTGATCAATTGCGTTAACGCTTCTTTCGGGAATCAGGAAGGCGGTTATCAGACCGAAGCGAACAGTTTCTCGAATTGTAGTAAAAGTCAGGACTTTAAGGAAGGAATTACGGCATTCGTGGATAAGCGAGAGCCGAATTTCATCGGAGAATAA
- a CDS encoding oligosaccharide flippase family protein → MGSLKKLASDTVIYGVSTIMVRLLNYLLVPIYTGYLDSADMYGEVGNLYAYAAFFVVLYTFGQETAYFRFANKEKDRAKEIYASSLSSVALFSLICSALICVFAGPIMVAVDLPGQEHYAYLFASIFAIDAVMSIPLAKLRLENKALRFTFIKVFQVLLTLGLNILFVIVFRKVYDGEFWITGQDWVRSWYDPTDLVKYIVAINLVANGICFFLIIDQFRGVKFRISREFFRPMLSYGYPLLFNGLAGMLISQHTIIILLRKFLPEGFYGNQSVEETVGIFTACAKLAIFMNLGVMAFRYASEPFFFAKAQDRTSPKLFADVARYFMIFGSLVMLGISSNLDILGPMFLKKDIYLQGLDVVPVLLLANLMLGFYYNLSIWFKLTDKTKYGVYISAGGAVLSFGLNIILIPKFGYMGAASGNVAVYALMCATNYWLGQKHYPIPYNLFALVAYPLVALALVPVMKAIEHDSLILQKAMQAGVLLLFMAVIYFIEKPKSKAKIR, encoded by the coding sequence ATGGGAAGTCTTAAGAAATTAGCGAGCGACACGGTGATTTACGGTGTGAGCACCATCATGGTACGTTTGCTCAATTACCTGTTGGTCCCGATTTATACGGGGTATCTCGATTCCGCTGATATGTATGGCGAAGTTGGGAATCTGTACGCTTACGCGGCCTTCTTTGTGGTGTTATACACCTTTGGCCAAGAAACGGCGTATTTTCGGTTTGCCAACAAAGAAAAAGATAGGGCCAAGGAGATCTACGCTTCGTCACTCTCGTCAGTGGCTTTGTTCAGTCTAATCTGTTCGGCTTTAATATGTGTGTTTGCGGGGCCGATAATGGTTGCTGTCGATTTGCCGGGCCAAGAGCATTACGCATATCTTTTCGCTTCCATTTTTGCGATCGACGCAGTGATGTCGATTCCGTTGGCAAAGCTTAGACTTGAGAATAAAGCGTTGCGGTTCACATTCATAAAAGTTTTCCAAGTTCTATTGACTTTAGGTTTGAATATCCTGTTTGTAATAGTCTTTAGGAAAGTCTACGATGGTGAATTCTGGATAACGGGCCAAGATTGGGTTCGCTCTTGGTATGATCCGACCGATCTTGTGAAATACATTGTGGCGATTAACCTGGTGGCGAATGGCATTTGCTTTTTCTTGATTATAGATCAGTTCAGGGGAGTCAAATTCAGAATCAGCCGTGAGTTTTTCCGGCCGATGCTGTCGTACGGCTATCCGTTGCTTTTTAACGGATTGGCGGGTATGTTGATTTCGCAACACACGATCATTATCCTTTTGAGGAAATTTCTGCCCGAGGGTTTTTATGGAAACCAGAGCGTAGAGGAGACGGTAGGAATATTTACGGCATGCGCCAAACTCGCCATTTTTATGAATTTGGGCGTAATGGCGTTTCGCTATGCGTCGGAACCGTTTTTCTTTGCGAAAGCTCAAGACAGGACCTCTCCGAAATTATTCGCCGATGTAGCCCGTTACTTTATGATTTTCGGGAGTTTAGTGATGCTCGGGATTTCGTCAAACTTGGATATTCTTGGGCCGATGTTTTTGAAGAAAGATATTTACCTCCAAGGGCTGGATGTAGTTCCGGTTTTGCTTCTGGCGAATCTGATGCTGGGCTTTTATTATAACCTGTCGATTTGGTTCAAACTAACGGACAAAACAAAATACGGAGTCTATATCTCGGCGGGTGGCGCTGTTCTAAGCTTTGGACTTAATATAATATTGATCCCGAAGTTCGGTTATATGGGCGCTGCGTCTGGTAATGTTGCCGTATATGCTCTGATGTGTGCAACGAATTATTGGCTGGGCCAGAAACACTACCCGATTCCGTATAATTTATTCGCTTTGGTGGCTTACCCGTTGGTGGCTTTGGCCTTGGTTCCGGTAATGAAAGCGATAGAACACGATAGTTTGATCCTGCAAAAGGCGATGCAAGCGGGTGTGTTGTTGCTCTTTATGGCCGTGATATATTTTATAGAAAAACCAAAATCGAAAGCCAAAATAAGGTAA
- the dut gene encoding dUTP diphosphatase: protein MNVKVINKSGHSLPVYQTDLSAGMDLHACLTEPVTLKPLERMLVPTGLHIELPAGFEAQVRPRSGLAFKHGLTVLNSPGTIDADYRGEIKVLLVNLSNDEFEIRDGERVAQMVVAKHERVEWLEAEALTDTERGAGGYGSTGK from the coding sequence ATGAACGTTAAAGTTATAAATAAGTCCGGGCATTCCTTGCCTGTTTATCAAACAGACCTTTCTGCGGGAATGGATCTGCATGCTTGCCTTACAGAGCCTGTTACTTTGAAACCCTTGGAAAGGATGCTGGTTCCCACCGGTTTGCATATCGAGTTACCGGCGGGTTTTGAGGCACAAGTAAGGCCACGAAGCGGTTTGGCTTTCAAACACGGACTTACTGTATTGAACAGCCCGGGAACAATCGACGCCGATTATAGAGGCGAAATAAAAGTGCTCTTGGTGAACTTGTCGAACGACGAGTTCGAGATCCGTGACGGAGAACGTGTGGCGCAAATGGTAGTGGCCAAACACGAAAGAGTGGAGTGGCTGGAGGCCGAAGCGCTTACGGATACCGAAAGAGGTGCGGGAGGATACGGAAGCACAGGGAAATAA